A genome region from Arachis duranensis cultivar V14167 chromosome 8, aradu.V14167.gnm2.J7QH, whole genome shotgun sequence includes the following:
- the LOC107460153 gene encoding 24-methylenesterol C-methyltransferase 2 — translation MDSLSLFCTGALLAGGLYWFVCILGPAEQKGKRATDLSGGSISAEKVQDNYKQYWSFFRRPKEIETAEKVPDFVDTFYNLVTDIYEWGWGQSFHFSPSIPGKSHRDATRLHEEMAVDLIEAKPGHRILDVGCGVGGPMRAIAAHSRANVVGITINEYQVNRARIHNKEAGLDSLCEVVCGNFLEMPFPDNSFDGAYSIEATCHAPKLEDVYAQIFRVLKPGALYVSYEWVTTDKYRGENPEHVEIIQGIERGDALPGLRSYADIAETARKVGFEVVKEQDLAKPPAQPWWSRLKMGRIAYWRNHIVVTVLAALGIAPKGTVDVHEMLFKTADYLTRGGDTGIFSPMHMVLCRKPKSPPTSTTSS, via the coding sequence ATGGATTCGCTCTCTCTCTTCTGTACCGGAGCACTTCTCGCCGGCGGCCTCTACTGGTTCGTGTGCATTTTGGGCCCCGCCGAGCAGAAGGGCAAGCGCGCCACCGATCTGTCCGGCGGCTCCATATCCGCCGAGAAAGTCCAAGACAACTACAAGCAATACTGGTCCTTCTTCCGCCGCCCAAAGGAAATCGAAACCGCCGAGAAGGTTCCAGACTTCGTCGACACATTCTACAACCTCGTAACTGACATCTACGAGTGGGGTTGGGGTCAGTCCTTCCATTTCTCCCCTTCAATACCCGGCAAGTCCCACCGTGACGCCACGCGCCTCCACGAGGAGATGGCCGTCGATCTCATCGAGGCGAAGCCTGGTCACAGAATACTGGACGTCGGGTGCGGAGTAGGTGGGCCCATGCGTGCCATCGCAGCCCACTCGAGAGCCAACGTGGTGGGCATCACCATCAACGAGTACCAGGTGAACCGGGCCAGGATCCATAACAAGGAGGCCGGGCTGGACTCACTCTGCGAAGTTGTGTGCGGCAATTTCTTGGAGATGCCGTTCCCTGATAACAGCTTTGACGGCGCGTACTCCATAGAAGCCACTTGTCACGCACCCAAGCTCGAAGATGTGTACGCTCAAATCTTTAGGGTTTTGAAACCTGGCGCACTCTACGTTTCTTATGAGTGGGTTACGACGGACAAGTATAGAGGGGAAAACCCTGAACACGTGGAGATCATTCAGGGAATCGAGAGAGGTGACGCTTTGCCTGGGCTTAGGAGCTACGCTGATATTGCTGAGACGGCTAGGAAGGTAGGGTTTGAGGTGGTTAAGGAGCAGGATCTGGCTAAACCGCCGGCTCAGCCGTGGTGGAGCCGGCTCAAGATGGGTCGGATCGCTTACTGGAGGAACCACATTGTGGTCACTGTTCTGGCGGCGCTGGGGATTGCTCCCAAGGGTACCGTGGATGTTCACGAGATGCTATTCAAGACCGCTGACTATTTGACCAGAGGTGGTGACACTGGGATTTTCTCACCGATGCACATGGTCCTCTGCAGAAAACCAAAATCCCCTCCTACTTCTACAACCTCATCTTAG